Part of the Ziziphus jujuba cultivar Dongzao chromosome 8, ASM3175591v1 genome is shown below.
TTTTGGATAGCAATGGCCTCAATCTTCTTCATCCTCATTCCCACAACAATTGGGTGATACCAGACTCTCACAATACATAATCTCCTGGCCATGGTGCTCAATCTCTCTCCCTACAAACTGCCAGAACATATTCACTCAGGGCTCATACATAATaaatccaatttgcatcactctCATTAGCAAAGCACCGGTCTTGGTGTAACAAAGCGGCTGATACAGGCAATGCCGGGTACATAGAAGGCATTGGAATAATGATGAGCTAGGTCCAATTTTGGTCATCCTTTGTGGACCATACATGGAGGTGACGAGGCTTTCTGGGAGTGAATCACACAAAGCGAGTCTTTTAGAGAACCCAACCACGTTATATGCCAATGGGACTCATCAGGTGCTGGTGGTGGAACCACCCTAAACTTTTTCTTCCACCAAATCAAAACGTAAAAATCACAATTCTGTAAGACTCCTTGACATCGAAGAGCCAGTAAAGTCACCACTGGCATTGGCAGTCTAAAACACTTGGCGAACGGAGTAAGGAAGATTGTGTGTACTGAGGGAGTGAGAGCGTCATAAATTCGACTTGGACTTGAGTGTGAATATCTCCACGCGAGGAATGTCACCGGGGCTTTTAAAAGGGTGAAACTTAAAGGGAACTACTACAGTCTTATAATCATCAACAGATGGGTCATAGCCGATTCCAAACAAGCATTCCACAATGGTGTTGTTGGTACGAAAGTTGAGAGGAAGAGGAAGCATTCTTTGCTCTCGAATTGACATAGTGTAGACCACCAGGAGACTCTTTTACTCATTCACGATGaccaaacaaaacaaagtaGACCACCACAATGGCTTTTCACCTTCACGTGGTAATTAAAATCCTTAAAAGAGATCCCAATCCAATTGCTGGTTATATGATTCAAAGAAGTCAAGCTTCGAGATTATTGTTTGCTGCATAGTTGCTATTATCAAAACTACATCATTTCACCTTTTGTCATTAAATAAAACTGTGaattttggcttggtggttcAAAAGAGAAGCCGGTATAGTCACGTGAAGGCTTTTCCAAGAGTCTTAACAGCAAGAGAGTTCCGCAGCAGAAATTCTACAGCAGCAACCATTTTCTTTGGtgtaatataatttaagttctttttctctttctctttctctttaaggtttctttctctttagaattctcttgggtgagagttgtgaggtgagaaaggttgtaaaaggggattttgggtctggtatatgggttttaggtgaagcttctaaaacaaagaaagagaattaGATAAGCCGTAAAACACATTCAGTTATAGTGCATTTGAACTCCTTGTGGAGCTCCGAGGACGTAGATTCAATCTTGAATCGAACCTCGTaaattttgtgtgtttttttattattattttattagtttatttcttGAATATTAGTGTGCTGAAATTGTAACAGTAGTATCATAGCTTTTTCAATACATTCAAGGATTAGAAGAATTAATTCCTGCCTGCAAcgtgtttgataaaattcttAAGAAGCAACTTTATGGGTTCAAAGGTTGAACTTGAAGTATTCAATGGCAAAAGGATTTTCTTCTCTGGAGGCAAAAGATGAAGGCTATTCTAGTCCAGCAGAGAGTTGCAAAAGCACTAAACAATTCCTTCCCTCTAGAACTGACCGAATCACAGAAGAAGGATATGGATGAGATAGCTTATAGCACCATAATCCTCCGTTTTGCAGATAGTGTTCTAAGAAAGGTAAATGATTCAGATACTACCTTTGCTCTTTGGAGAAAATTAGAACAATTATATTCTATAAAATCtcttcccaacaaaatatatCTTCTGGAAAAATTCTTTGGATTCAAGATGAATCCTTCTAAGGATCTAGATGAGTTTAATAGGTTATGCTTGGATTTAACAAACTGTAATGAGAAGTTTTCAGATGAGCATCAAGCTTTGATTTTACTAAATTCAATTTCTGAAAGCTACAAGGAAGTAAagaatgtaattaaatatggGAGAGAGGTTCTAACTATTGAAATTGTAATAAGTTCTTTAAGATCCAGGGAATTGgagatgaaaattgaaaaacaagaaaatatacaTGGAGACGGACTTATTACTAGAGGTAGGAAAGGTAATAGAGATTCTGgaaagtataataataattggagAAGCAAATCTAGAGGGAAGAGCAGATCTAAGTCCAGAACAAGAGGGAAAAAATGCTATTATTGTCAAAAAGAAGGCCATTTTATCAAAGATTGTTACAAAAGGAAGAACaaagaaagtaaagaaaatagagaaagatcTGAGGAAGATGGAGATGCCACTCTGGCCAGCAATGAGAGTGAAATTGGTTATGTTCTTGCTGTATCAACTGATCAAGCAAGTCAAGAATGAATACTAGACTCAGGCTATACTTTTCACATGTATCCAATAGAGGATTGGTTTAGAAACTATAAAAGGATCAGTAGTGGACTGGTTCTATTGGGAAACAATATGGCTTGCAATGTGGTTGGGATAGGCAATATCTCAATCAAAATGGCAGATGGAGTGGttagaatattgagcaatgtgaGGCATGTACCGGATTTACAAAGAAATTTGGTTTCTATTGGGGTATTGGATGAAGCTGGATACTCTTGCAAATCTAAAGATGGACAAATGAAGATTTCAAAGGGAGTTTTAACAGTCATGAAAGGCATTAAAAGGAATGGACTATATGTTCTTCAAGGGCAAACAATAATAGGCTCTACTGTAGCGGCAAGTTCAGAAAATCATGATGAAACACAACTATGACATAGAAGATTAGGACACATTAGTGAAAAAAGGCTTCAAGTACGTAACAAACAAGGTTTCTTTGGAATGAATAAGATCAGTAAAGTAGAATCCTGTGAGTATTACATTTTGGGAAAGCAACACAAGTTGAGTTTCAAGCAAGGCTCACACAAATCAACCTCAATCTTGGATTATACACATGCAGATTTGTGGGGACCTTCAACAACACTAACTCATGGAGGTAATAggtattttttatctattgttGATGATTTCTCTATAAAggtttgggtttttcttttaaagcatAAAAATGAAGCTTTTACAAAATTTAGAATCTAACATGCTTTAGTACAAAACCAAACCAACAAGAAACTCAAAGTTTTAATAACTGATAATCGTCTTGAGTTTTGCAAttatgaatttgataatttttgtagAGAAAATGGCATCTTGAGACACAAAATAGTTCGATATTCAcctcaacaaaatggtgttaCTGAGAGGAGGAATAGAACCTTATTAGAAAAGGTCAGATGTATGCTTACTAGTTCTGATTTACCAAAGCTTTTTTAGGGTGAGGCTACTATGATAGCAGCATATTTAGTTAATAGATGCCCTTCAACAACTATTGAGTTGAAAACTTCAGAAGAAAAGTGGAGTGGTCACCTTGCTCACTATGCAAAGCTGAAAGTTTTTGGATTTGCAGCTTATGTACATTATAATGAGGGAAAACTTAAGCCTAGATCTTTAAAATGTGCTTTTCTAGGCTATCCTGAGGGAGTTAAAGGATATAGACTATGAGTTAGAGACTCAAAAagttataaaacaattattagtaGAGATGTTTTGTTTAGTGAAGATATAATGCCTTGTTTGAGTGACCAAGTTGCAATTTCTAGTAAAACAACTACTAAAAATACTGTACAGTTTGAGGTGGAGCCTTATAACCAGCCAAGAAGTAAAGAAACTCAACAACCAGCAGGTGAGACAGGTGAATTTTAGTAAGTACAACCACTGGAAGAAGTAAATGTACCTCAAATGGAGACAACAcctcaacaaaatcaaagatcTGTCATCTCACAGCGGTATAATCCACTACACCATTACCAACTTACTAGAGATAGAGAACGAAGGGTGGTAAGAACACCAACCAAATTTAATCCTTCTGATTATAATATGTTTACTTTGGTTTCATATCAGGATCTTTCAGAAAATGAACCACAATCATATACTAAGGCAATAAAAGGTAAACAAGCTAACCAGTGGCAAAATGCCATGTTACAAGAGTTAGAATCTCTACATAAGAATTAGATATGGATTTTAGTTCCCAAACCAAAATGTTAGAAGCTGGTAGATTGCAAATGGATATTCAAGGTGAAAGAAGGTATGACAGATTCAGAACCTATAAGATTTAAAGCTAGACTTGTGGCCAAGGGATTCACACAAGTAGAAGGTATAGATTACAAGGAAATCTTTTCTCATGTGATAAAGTATACAAGTATTAGAGTAATACTATCTTTGGTAGCTcatttcaattaggaattgGAACAGCCAGATGTTAAGACAACTTTTTTACATGGAGAATTAGAtgagacaatttatatgaaacaaCTTGAAAGTTTTAAGGTGAAGAATTCAAAACAGGAGCTGGTTTGCTTATTAAAAAGGTCATTATCTGAACTGAAACAATCCCATAGGCTATGTAATTAGAATTGGTTTTAAGAGGAGTAGTTATGATAGCTGTTTGTATTACAaaggtgaaaatattaatttttcagtttATCTACTTCTATATGTGGATGACATGTTGCTTGCTGATCAAAGTTTAGAGAATATCAATCAAGTTAAGGAAGCTTTGAAAGCTGAATTCAATATGAAGGAGCTTGGACCTGCAAAAAAGATTTTGGGAATGAGTATTAAAAGAAACAGAGGAAAGAATTTGTTATTCTTGAATCAGGAAGATTATATTCAGAAAATCCtttctaaattttcaattttagaacCAAGATCAGCAAGTGTCCCTTTAGCAAATCAATACAAGTTATCTGCAAAGCTTTGTCCTAGCACTAcagaagaaaaagaggaaatgGCTAATGTTCCATATTCTAGTGCAGTTGCTTTTGTCATGTACACCATGATTTGTTGTAAACCGAATTTCACTTATGTGATTAGTGTTTTGAGTAGGTATATAGCTAATCAAGGAAGAGAACATTGGGAAGCTATGAAGTGGCTATTAAGGCATTTAAGAGGAACTTCAAATTTTGGTTTAGTATTTAATCATTGCAAATAGAGGCTATGTAGATGCTGATTATGGAGGAGATAGAGATAGAAGAAAATTTACTTCAGCCTATATATTTACTGTGTATGACAATTGTGTTAGTTGAAAATCACAATTACAGTCTCAGGTAGCTCTCTCCACAGTTGAGGCTGAATATGTTGCAACAACAGCAGCTATGAAGGAAGCACTTTGGTTGAAAGGTATGTTAGAACAGTTAAAGTTGTTGGAGCAAAAGGTAGTGGTCTAGAGTTCTATTCAACTTTGTAATAATCCAGTttttcatgagaagactaagcatattgatattaaatatcattttaatagagATGTGGTTGAGGAAGGTCTAGTAAAGTTAGAAAAGATATCCACAGAAAATAATCCTACATATATGGGAACTAAGGTGTTACCTGTGAGCAAGCTTGAGTTTTGCAAAAGTTTGCTCAAGGTTGATACAGGTTGATAATGAAGAAAGTGAGATGAGAAGTAAAGGAAGTTCAATGCACTTTAAATTGCTTGGCTTATTTGaatcaaggtggagattgttggTTATATGATTCAAAAAAGTCAAGCTTCGGGCTTATTGTTTGCTGtatagttattattatcaaaactaCGTCGTTTCACCTTTTGTCATTAAACAAAACTGAgagttttggcttggtggtttGAAAGAGAATCTGGTATAGTCACGTGAAGGCTTTTCCAAGAGTCCTTACAGCAAGAGAGTTCTGTAGCAGCAACCGTTTTCTTTGGTGTAATATAATCtaagttctctttctctttatctttaagttttctttctctttagaATTCTCTTGGGTGAGAGTTGTGAGATGAGAAAGGTTGTAAAAGAGGATTTTGGGTCTGGTTTATGGGTTTTAGGTGGagcttctaaaacaaagaaagtgaaCTAGATAAGCTGTAAAACACATTCAGTTATAGTGCATTTGAACTCCTTGTGGAGCTCCGAGGACGTAGATTCAATTTTAAATCGAACCTCGTAAATTCTctgtgtttttttattattttattagtttatttcttGAATGTTAGTGTGCTGAAATTGTAACACCAATTTCAGCTCCTCTACAACTACAAAATCCATCTCCGTCGATATGAGTTCGAACGAAGTTGGGATCGGATATAAGACATCGCCATGATTTGGACACACACCGGAACCCGACCAATGATTTCACGGGCAGTCTTCATGTGGGAGATCCATTCAGattcttctacttcttcttcttcttcttcttcttgagtTGGATTGAAAGTGAGGTTGGTGAATTTCAGAACAGAAACGctaaaaacaacaaacaaactCGGTCTGATGGAAACCCATAAAGCTCTTAATTTTGACGTAGCAGATTGAGATAGATATCAGAGCTACAACTCCAAAGAGATAAAAGTGAGTCTATTTCCAAGGTAATTTAATGAGATTGGGAcgaagagtaaaaaaaaaaaaaaaaaaaatcaaagttttttaatatttttttctgttttttctgcttttttatttattttttttttttctttgggtcaaatttctaataaaatttGGTCTGCTTTGAGAATCACTAGATGAGGTATAGGTGTAGCCACTGTTGATGAAGTTGGGCAATGAATAGTTAAATTAGTAGATCTTATTGTTTCCAATTATTTCCATTCCCTTGTCCTATTCCCTGTTTTCCTTTGAGATCGCTTTTTCCGAGAGTTTAGATGTAGTATTGTAGTATATACTTAATTAGGATATCAGTAGTGATAAAAATAACGGTACAAATGGGAAAtgttaaacatataattttataaaattattaatatcgatgaaaatattgataaaattatatgtaaatatttaatttaaaatataaattttaaatataaaataatataaaaaatacaataataataaaataatttataaatattaaaaattattataaataaaaaaaatagtgttttttaacattaaaatataaaatttaacaaataatactatgatacatgaaattttaaaatataatttataatacactattaatataaaaaataaaaaaaattttgatgattCAAATTGATAATCATATCCAAATATTTTACGAATATGACAATGAACATtcaaatttatcatattaaaaaaaaaaattcatataattatgaaaaatctgCAAACCAACATTATTTGAAATTCATAAATTCCAAACTACAATGAtcacttttcatttttattaaaaataaaaataaaaactattaataACCGGCAATAAAACAGTAAATATTGATATTAATGACACATAAATAGTAGATATTGATATTAATGACACATCTAATGATACATTATCTTTgtaatatttccataaaaattcattttatttatttatttctatccATAATTGCTATTATCATCGAcgacaattattaataaattcaatattCTTATCGATATTGACTATAGACAATATAGAACATAACAATGGACATATTTTATCCTCTATTATCgaatcataatttaaaatatccaaaaaaaatttaatatttttttaaaatttctaatttttaaaaaaataaaataaaataaatttttaccattttttataattttttatcaatatccgatattttttgatatttctataaaaaaatttatattttaaattttcaatatttctatcgatatcgattttttttaaaccttattATCGATATcaaccttaaaaaaatatatatatcaaccttaaaaaaatatataaatatagacagaaatatcaataatatgatGGATATTTACATCCATGTTTCCATAAAATCATTCcattgatattgatattgatattttcatcAGTGTTTATGCCTACAAGTCACAAGTCTGATAGAAGAAAACTCATCCTAACAATTgcacaagaaataaaaatgtaaaagcaTTTACTTGCAACAATTTCTTCTCtttatttcacaaaaaaaaaaaaaaaaaaaacaaataaaaaaaccagaTTATTTTCTGTTTTGGCACGTTGGTCTCGGGATTTCTGCAATTGGGTGATACCAAACTATCACAATATAGGCTAATGCGGATCATCATCATGGGGCCGGACCCGTCGTCCTTTTGACTTCGAGTCACAGGGACAACATTTTCTCACCCAGCTTGTACATCACAAATCCATTTCCTGTCACATTCATCAGCAAGCACCGGTCGCCTGTTCTATACGTTTCCTGGTCTGGTGAACCAGATGGCATAGCTTCCTCGTCATGCTCATCCCCTGTCTCATTATACATATCAAATTTCATCAAAAGgccaaaatacaaaaatttacatAGCATACAGACTTTTAAGGATAAGCCAAGGTTCAATCCAGCATGTTATATGTTCCAAACAAGACTCTCACATCCTATGGAATCTGCATCGTTTGAATTTGTGGAAGTGGCACAATAGGGAGCTGGATACATCATGCTTGTTCTATGAATCTTTCCAGAAACACGAGTAGAGGGTCCGTCTCTTGGATGATAGATATACTAAGTTCCATGAGGGGCTCGAACCCGCAGCTTCCGCCTTGACAGGGAGGTGCTCTGACCAATTGAACTACAATCCGCTGGTGCTTCAAATTTTACATGTATTCATGGGCATACTGGTGTTTCAAAATTTAGCAACCAATGGATTATATCTGCTGCAAGGTTATGTCAATTTTGTAAAACCGTAGGAGATATTTCCTAATGTAAGGGGACCAAAGAACTGGTGTTTCTTTTGGCAATTTCTAGTCCCTAAATATAGGccaaatgaatataaatttaacaatgtCTAATATAAAATGCTAAAAGTCTTATACCAAGCAGCAGTTCTCTACAAACTCATTCAACAATAACATATGGAacttaaaaacaaaagcaatacAATACTTCTTATTAGCTCAGTACGGTTGAATAAAAAAACTTTCCAAGCAGAGCCAAGTTAATaacaattcatatatatatatatatatatatatgtgcgaaGAAATTACCATGATAAACGAGCTTTTTCTACCTTCTTCCACTCCTGCCACCGCCATTAAATGACATGCCACGCTTGAAACCAAGAACCAGTAGCCGGATTCCGCGGGCGGTGGTGTCGGCCAGGCGAGATCTCCGATCTTCCCGGCCGGAGGCCTCATTTTCATCCCCATTTCCCAAAGAGGGTGATACCAGACTTTCACAATACACAGTCTCCTGCAAATGGTGCTCAACCCCTCTGACCTCAACCTGCCGGAAACTATTATCTCTGGGATCATACATCATAAATCCCTCTCCTCTAATATTCATCAGCAAGGCACCGGTCTCGGTGTAGCACAAGGGGGTATACCTGAAGCTGTAAACAGAAGGATTCAATCCCTGAAGCTTCGGAATTGAGAATAGCTTCGTCCAGTTTTTGTCATCCTTGGTGGACCATATATGGATATGACTGGTTCTCTGGGAATGGATCACAGAAAGCGAATCTTTCAGAGAACCCAACCAGGTTATACTCCAATGGAACTCATCAGGTGCTGCAGGAACCACGCTGAACTTCTCTTGAACCAAATCAAATCGCAGAATCACACATCTCGAAGCATCTCTGTCCTCACAGAGCCAGTAAATTCCTCCATTTGCATTCGTGGCCTGAAACACATGCTCGACGAAATAAGGAGGAGTCTCTTCATCAGGAAGTGCCCGCCATGTATTCGATTTCAGCGTGAAGATCTCCACCCGAGGAACGTAGTCTTTGACTTTCATCCGGCAATACATAGACGGAACCCTAACAATCTTATAATCGTTGATAGTTGGATCGTAGCCGATCCCGAACACTTCCCTTGTGCTGCGATAGTTGCGAGGAATAGGAAGCTTCCTGTGCACACGGATCGACGGATTATAAAGGACGAGGAGACCCTTGTCGCCATTGTTGATGACCAAACAGATTAACCCATCACAGTGACCCTTGACGTAGTAAGGCAAATCCTTGACTAGATCCAGTCCCAACTCCTCTGCGACTGCAACACCTTCGTCGTTTAAATGGTGTTGGAGGGACAAAAGGCGATCGGCGTAACGGGAGAGGACGATACGAGACGCGGTTCCAAAGGCGATATGGGATTTGATCAGCCTGGAGAGATGGGTCCGAACGAAGGTCGGATCGGCAATCAGAGACCGCCATGATTTGGAAACGCAACGGAATCGGACCAAAGTTTTGACCGGAAGTCGTCGAAGAATGTCAGCGATGATATCCTCAGGTAGGTCCATGAGGCTCTGATTCTGGGTGGAGTGGATTGAAACTTGGGCTTAAGTGCTTTTCCTTGCAATTTCTTGTTGATGACGTTTCTGGATGTGAATAGGGTTTGTTGTTGTGCGGTGGCTTTTCCAGAGCATCCCATGTGTATCCGATCCACAgaaatccatcatttttatcattgtttttgggggattatatattaattaaacatgAGGATTTGAGAAGTTGATGAGTACACGGCTTTTCTGATTCTACCAGATGGCAAAGAAATCAAGGTTACACGTTACTTGACAATGAAAATTGATGATTGCTTTTGCTAGGGCGGTGGTGGCGGTTTGGTTCGGTAGATTTGGggatttagaaaaagaattgagATTGGAATTGATTCTTACAGAAACCCTAGATAAGggcaaaactaaaaataaaaaataaaaaatcaaatagtccttaaatcatttaattttatttttataaattattaatacataataaaaaaattaattgatataattttaaaataattgagatgatttaaaattttaatttttatggaaaaaccGGTGGTTCAGATCTCCTAGAAAAGCTGGATAGGGGTTATTTATGTCATTGTGGTAGACCCATATTCCAGAAAGTTCCATCCACAACTTGCCAATTTGACACCCCAATTGTATATTCTTTTCAGACAGCGGCTTCAACTTTatctttatcttctttttaagcgacctttgttttctttgtatttaatcattatttaaattaaaatttgcacttactttacttttatttaataacacatatgatatacacatttatatatctaaaatttgaaaatgaaaatgacatttttttttttttttgggtgaacatGAAAATGACATTCCTAATATCAAAACTGAGTGAACGGCGTGGTATTAATTTATGATAAGGAAATTTTTCCTACATTGTGACACACATCCTACCACATATTGGGTGTAAAAAGTCCCATCGAAATTAGTGGGAATGCGATATGGTATCcagtatatttttttggtaaaaggtATCCAATATAAAAGAGATTCACATGTTGCATGCGACATGCACTTCCAAAGACATTTTCCAAGATAATTTAATGGGGGCAAAAAGTCCtcccaaagaaaagaaaagccaaactTTTCCTTAATTTCTAAATCTGGTCTAATTTCTTTCCTAGAAATACATTTTTCATTCATCAGGGCTGAATGGAATTCACATATGCAGTGTAGGCACCGTTGATGAAGTTTGGATGTGACTAGCTA
Proteins encoded:
- the LOC107407562 gene encoding F-box/kelch-repeat protein At3g23880 isoform X1, which produces MDLPEDIIADILRRLPVKTLVRFRCVSKSWRSLIADPTFVRTHLSRLIKSHIAFGTASRIVLSRYADRLLSLQHHLNDEGVAVAEELGLDLVKDLPYYVKGHCDGLICLVINNGDKGLLVLYNPSIRVHRKLPIPRNYRSTREVFGIGYDPTINDYKIVRVPSMYCRMKVKDYVPRVEIFTLKSNTWRALPDEETPPYFVEHVFQATNANGGIYWLCEDRDASRCVILRFDLVQEKFSVVPAAPDEFHWSITWLGSLKDSLSVIHSQRTSHIHIWSTKDDKNWTKLFSIPKLQGLNPSVYSFRYTPLCYTETGALLMNIRGEGFMMYDPRDNSFRQVEVRGVEHHLQETVYCESLVSPSLGNGDENEASGREDRRSRLADTTARGIRLLVLGFKRGMSFNGGGRSGRRG
- the LOC107407562 gene encoding F-box/kelch-repeat protein At3g23880 isoform X2, whose protein sequence is MDLPEDIIADILRRLPVKTLVRFRCVSKSWRSLIADPTFVRTHLSRLIKSHIAFGTASRIVLSRYADRLLSLQHHLNDEGVAVAEELGLDLVKDLPYYVKGHCDGLICLVINNGDKGLLVLYNPSIRVHRKLPIPRNYRSTREVFGIGYDPTINDYKIVRVPSMYCRMKVKDYVPRVEIFTLKSNTWRALPDEETPPYFVEHVFQATNANGGIYWLCEDRDASRCVILRFDLVQEKFSVVPAAPDEFHWSITWLGSLKDSLSVIHSQRTSHIHIWSTKDDKNWTKLFSIPKLQGLNPSVYSFRYTPLCYTETGALLMNIRGEGFMMYDPRDNSFRQVEVRGVEHHLQETVYCESLVSPSLGNGDENEASGREDRRSRLADTTARGIRLLVLGFKRGMSFNGGGRSGRR